The following coding sequences lie in one Arachis stenosperma cultivar V10309 chromosome 5, arast.V10309.gnm1.PFL2, whole genome shotgun sequence genomic window:
- the LOC130979971 gene encoding uncharacterized protein LOC130979971, whose product MMDIEEESPMSGSLKAMTLRNMSSSSSAFFSANQSPFFSPRSPSLIPDAAPGPSNRVVHLDAASPSTSSIIQEPKFDVNVGCTFPDASGNSGDLQKLDRISSSVGKSSSSISSSCYHRDDRYFAKKERRDKKDRCHRTSSIPDSTSCSSYRLRNCDVFIGLHGSKPPFVRFVNWLRAELELQGISCFVSDRARCRSSRKLGIVERAMNAASFGIVIITNKSFKNPYTIEELHFFSSKKNLVPIYFDLSPADCLVRDIIEKRGELWEKHGGELWLMYEGLEQEWRDAVHGLSRVDEPKLEAQDGNWRDCILRAVTLIAMRLGRRSVGENLTKWREKIEKEEFPFTRNESFIGRKKELSELEFMLFGDVSGDAEKDYIELKAKPRRKNVTIGWGKSNMLDEREKHAGNGCKKQKEPVVWKESEKEIEMQHYHSRLKRGKYARRKRGRNMLCGKGIACVSGDAGIGKTELILEFAYRFHQRYKMILWIGGEGRYIRQNYLNLRSFLEVDVGIENSLDKNRIKGFEEQEITAISRVRKELMRNIPYLVIIDNLESEKDWWDHKLAVMDLLPRFGGETHVIISTRLPCIMNLEPLKLSYLSGVEALSLMLGIGKDYPVTEVDALRTIEEKLGRLTLGLAIVSAILSELPITPTRLLETINRMPLKEMSWSGKEDRWWRKNTFLVQLFEVCFSIFDHADGPRSLATRMVLASGWFAPGAIPVSLLAVAANKIPEKCQGRCLFRKLLQALTCGFTSSYIKKSELEASSLLLRFSIARSSTKEGYIQFNELIKVYARKRDVPGAAQAMIQAVIIQGSIAQTLDHLWAACFLLFGFGRDPVVVELKVSELLYLVKRMVLPLAIHTFITYSRCTAALELLRLCTNALEAADQAFVTPVDKCLQKSLCWRSVQTNAQLNPSLWEELALCRATVLETRAKLMLRGAQFDIGEDLIKKAVFIRTSICGEHHPDTISARETLRKLPRLISNVQVHASTT is encoded by the coding sequence ATGATGGATATTGAAGAAGAGAGCCCCATGTCTGGGTCCTTAAAAGCCATGACTCTAAGGAATATGTCATCTTCATCTTCAGCATTCTTTTCAGCAAACCAGTCACCCTTCTTCTCTCCAAGATCACCATCACTCATACCTGATGCTGCTCCAGGTCCAAGTAATAGGGTGGTTCATTTGGATGCTGCTTCCCCTAGCACCAGTTCCATCATTCAAGAACCAAAGTTTGATGTAAATGTTGGATGCACCTTCCCAGATGCATCTGGTAACTCAGGTGATTTGCAAAAACTTGATCGGATATCTTCCTCAGTTGGCAAATCTAGCAGTAGCATATCTAGTTCATGCTATCACCGGGATGATCGATATTTTgcaaagaaagagagaagagataagAAAGATAGATGTCATAGAACTTCATCCATTCCAGATTCTACATCATGTTCTTCTTATAGATTAAGGAATTGTGATGTTTTCATTGGATTACATGGCTCAAAACCTCCTTTTGTAAGATTTGTTAATTGGCTTCGTGCTGAATTAGAACTTCAAGGAATCAGTTGCTTTGTATCAGACAGGGCTCGATGTAGGAGCTCTCGCAAACTTGGCATTGTGGAGAGAGCCATGAATGCTGCTTCTTTTGGGATAGTGATTATAACAAACAAGTCTTTCAAGAATCCTTACACTATTGAGGAGCTGCATTTCTTTTCTAGCAAGAAGAATTTGGTTCCAATATACTTTGATTTGAGTCCAGCCGATTGTCTTGTCCGGGACATAATTGAAAAGAGGGGTGAGCTGTGGGAAAAACATGGAGGTGAACTTTGGCTTATGTATGAAGGATTGGAACAGGAGTGGCGAGATGCCGTGCACGGCCTCTCTCGGGTTGATGAACCGAAACTGGAAGCGCAGGATGGAAACTGGAGAGATTGCATACTCAGAGCTGTCACATTAATAGCAATGAGGTTGGGTAGGAGAAGTGTTGGTGAGAATTTGACTAAGTGgagagaaaaaatagaaaaagaggAGTTCCCTTTCACCAGAAATGAGAGTTTTATTGGGAGAAAGAAAGAGCTTTCAGAACTGGAGTTTATGCTTTTTGGAGATGTCTCTGGAGATGCAGAGAAGGACTACATTGAACTTAAGGCTAAACCAAGAAGAAAGAATGTGACAATTGGTTGGGGCAAGAGTAATATGCTAGATGAAAGGGAAAAGCATGCAGGAAATGGCTGCAAGAAACAGAAAGAGCCAGTTGTATGGAAGGAGTCAGAGAAAGAGATTGAAATGCAGCACTACCATTCAAGGCTCAAGCGTGGAAAGTATGCTAGAAGGAAAAGGGGAAGGAATATGTTGTGTGGGAAAGGTATTGCATGTGTTTCAGGGGATGCAGGAATTGGTAAAACAGAACTCATTCTTGAATTTGCTTACAGATTTCATCAGAGATACAAGATGATTTTATGGATAGGAGGGGAAGGCAGATATATAAGGCAAAACTACCTTAACCTCAGGTCTTTTTTGGAAGTTGATGTGGGAATTGAGAACAGTTTGGATAAAAATAGGATCAAAGGCTTTGAAGAGCAGGAGATCACAGCGATTTCTAGAGTTCGAAAAGAGCTGATGAGGAACATTCCATATCTTGTGATAATTGATAACTTGGAGAGCGAAAAAGATTGGTGGGATCACAAACTTGCTGTCATGGATCTTCTCCCTCGCTTTGGTGGCGAAACACATGTGATCATATCGACACGCCTTCCTTGCATCATGAACTTGGAACCTTTGAAGCTCTCATACTTATCAGGAGTTGAAGCATTGTCTCTAATGCTAGGTATTGGCAAGGACTATCCAGTTACAGAGGTTGATGCTCTGAGGACTATTGAGGAGAAACTTGGAAGATTAACATTAGGCCTTGCCATTGTGAGTGCAATTTTGTCTGAACTACCAATAACCCCAACCAGGCTTCTAGAAACCATAAACAGAATGCCTCTGAAGGAAATGTCTTGGAGCGGAAAAGAAGACCGGTGGTGGAGGAAGAACACATTTCTTGTGCAGCTTTTCGAAGTTTGTTTCTCCATTTTTGATCATGCAGATGGCCCAAGAAGCTTGGCAACCAGAATGGTGCTGGCAAGTGGATGGTTTGCTCCTGGTGCAATTCCAGTTTCCTTATTGGCAGTAGCAGCTAACAAGATACCAGAAAAGTGCCAGGGCAGATGCTTGTTTAGAAAGTTACTCCAAGCCTTAACTTGTGGATTCACATCCTCATACATCAAAAAATCAGAATTAGAAGCATCTTCTTTGCTGTTAAGATTTAGCATTGCAAGAAGTAGCACTAAGGAAGGTTACATCCAATTCAATGAGCTCATCAAAGTATATGCCAGGAAAAGAGATGTTCCTGGAGCTGCACAAGCAATGATTCAAGCTGTCATCATTCAAGGATCAATAGCACAAACTCTTGACCATTTATGGGCTGCTTGTTTTCTGTTATTTGGATTCGGCCGCGATCCGGTAGTTGTTGAGCTCAAGGTGTCTGAGCTTTTATATCTTGTCAAAAGAATGGTTCTGCCTCTTGCCATTCACACATTCATCACTTATTCTCGCTGCACGGCGGCTCTTGAGCTTCTCCGGCTCTGCACCAATGCCTTGGAAGCCGCGGACCAAGCATTCGTTACCCCGGTGGACAAGTGCCTCCAGAAATCGCTTTGTTGGAGGTCTGTCCAGACTAATGCTCAGTTGAATCCTTCTCTTTGGGAAGAACTGGCTTTGTGTAGAGCCACTGTTCTTGAAACTAGAGCTAAGCTAATGCTAAGAGGTGCTCAGTTTGATATTGGAGAGGATCTAATCAAGAAGGCTGTTTTCATCAGAACTTCAATTTGTGGTGAGCATCATCCAGATACTATATCTGCTCGTGAAACATTAAGAAAACTCCCCAGGCTTATTTCTAATGTCCAAGTTCATGCTTCAACTACTTAG